A region of the Muricauda sp. MAR_2010_75 genome:
GATGAATACCAAAGTTCTTTTGTCATTACTTGTTTTGATGTCATCCTTTTATGGCTTTTCCCAAAGGGGAGTGCGCATAGGATATGTGGATATGGAATATATCCTAGAAAATGTGGAAGAATATAGGGATGCCACCGAGCAGTTGGAAGCCAAGGCGCAAAAGTGGAAGAAAGAGATTGAGCTGAAGCAAAGCGTCATTGAGCAGATGAAAAAAGATTTAATGGCCGAAAAAGTGCTATTGACAGATGAACTCATCACCGAACGTGAAGAGGAAATTCAGATTTTGGAGAAGGAAATGTTGGACTATCAACAAGACCGTTTTGGTCCACAAGGGGATTTGGTGCTGCAAAAAAAGCTGTTGATTCAGCCTATTCAGGACCAAGTGTTCAATGAAGTCCAAAAAATCGGAGGCAATAAAAGATACGATTTTATTTTTGATAAATCAGCAGATGTTGTAATGTTGTACTCCGAAAAAAGGCACGATATTAGTGACTTGGTTTTAAGAGAGATAGGACGCACTAGAAAAATAAGCGCCTCCAACAGAAAACAAGAAGAACAAAATAGGTTGGAGCAGTTT
Encoded here:
- a CDS encoding OmpH family outer membrane protein, giving the protein MNTKVLLSLLVLMSSFYGFSQRGVRIGYVDMEYILENVEEYRDATEQLEAKAQKWKKEIELKQSVIEQMKKDLMAEKVLLTDELITEREEEIQILEKEMLDYQQDRFGPQGDLVLQKKLLIQPIQDQVFNEVQKIGGNKRYDFIFDKSADVVMLYSEKRHDISDLVLREIGRTRKISASNRKQEEQNRLEQFIEEEEGEDEISDALRERQERTDSIQQANAQAVEDRRAEQLRLREERKKAYEERRKKLLEEREAKRKARLEEREKAQEQQKDSIQQ